The genomic DNA GGTACCGCGCAATCTGTCCCGGCTGCCGCACCACCACCAGGGAAAACTCGACACTCCCATCGACGACACTCTCGAGCAGGTACAGACCGTGCTGCGCCGGTGGCGAACGGTCACCCGCACCGGCGACGACGGGCACCGGTCGATCTCCGCCGAAAAGGGCTACCTGCGCGAGGCCGGCAACCTGGTCTTCCACTTCTCCCTGGTGGGGTTGTTGGTGGCGGTGGCCACCGGCCGGTTGTTCGGGTACGAGGGCGCGGTGATCGTCATCGCCGACGGCGGTCCCGGGTTCTGCAACACCTCCCCGGCGGTGTACGACTCGTTCCGAGCCGGTACCGCCACCGACGGCACCGGACTCGAGCCCTTCTGCGTCAGGGTCGAGGACTTTTCCGCCGACTACCTCGACAACGGCCAAGCGAAGATGTTCACCTCGAACATCTCCTACCAAAACGGAGAGGACTTGGGCACCGACCGCTGGCAGCAGCACCGACTGCGGGTCAACGAACCGCTGCGCCTGGGCAACGAACGGGTCTACCTCACCGGCCACGGCTACGCGCCCCGGTTCACCGTGACCTTCCCCGACGGACAATCGCGCACCGAAACATTGCAGTTCGCCCCCGAGGACGCCACCACGTTCCTCAGCAGCGGCGCCCTGCGTTTCGATCCGCCCGGCGGCACCTACCCGGATCCGGACGAGCGCCGCCGCAACCAGATCGCGCTCGAAGGGCTGTTCGCGCCCACCGCAGCGTTCGACGGCACCTTGCTGACCTCGGTGTTCCCCGACATGTTGGATCCGGCCGTGGCCATCGACATCTACAAGGGCGATACCGGCCTGGATACCGGCATTCCGCAGTCGATCTTCAAGCTGAACTCCGAAATGATCAATCAGGGCCGGTTGGTCAAACAGGACCGCGTCAACCTGAAGCCCGGCGAGTCCACGACCCTGGCCGACGGTACCGCGGTACGGTTCGACGGCGCCGAGGAATTCGCCTACCTGCAGGTCTCTCATGATCCCGCGCAGAACTGGGTGCTGGTCTTCGCAATCACCATGATGGGCGGACTTCTGGCCTCGCTGGTGATCAAGCGCCGCCGGATCTGGGTGCGGTTGCGCCCTGACGGCGCCGGCACCGCCCTCGAACTGGGGGGATTGGCCCGTACCGACCAGGCCGGGTGGGGTTCGGAGTTCACCGACATCTGTCAGCGCCTGCTACCCGATGTGCCCTCTGCTCCGAAGGAAGACCGATAGCGTATGCCGATTGACGACACCCTCGCCCGCTACTCCGACCTGAGCTTCGAAACAGCCTTCGCCATCTACTTACTGGCGCTGGTGCTGTTCATCGCCGAATTCGCGGCCGTGCGGGTGCGCCGTACCGCACCCATCCTCGCGGCCGCCACCACCTCTGCCACTTCTACCACCTCTGCGGTCCCCGCCGACAGGCCGGGCCGGGTCGCCGAGCCACCCCGGCGGGACCTTTCGGACCGGCTCGGCCGCATGGGCGTCAGCGTCCTCGTGATCGCCCTGATCTTGCACGTTGGTTCGATGGTGCTGCGCGGGCTGGCCACCGCGCGTTTCCCCTGGGGCAACATGTACGAGTTCGTCACCGTCACCTGCGCGGTGGGCGTACTTGCCGGGCTGATCGTGCTGCGCCGCCCGGCGCTGCGCGTGCTGTGGGCATTCGCGCTGATCCCGGTGCTGATCCTGCTGTTCGTCGCTGGCACCGTGCTCTACGCCGATGCCGCCCCGGTGGTGCCGGCGCTACAGTCTTTCTGGCTGCCGATCCACGTCTCGGTCGTGTCCGTCTCGAGCGGAGTTTTCCTCGTCTCCGGGGTGGCCAGCACGCTGTTTCTGCTGGCGTTGAACGCCGAAAAACGCCCGGATACCCGGCTGGCCCGACTCATGCAACGGCTCCCCGACGCCCGCGCCCTCGACCGTCTCGCCTACCGCACGACGATCTTCGCGTTCCCCTTGTTCGGTGCCGGGGTCGTCCTCGGCGCGATCTGGGCCGAAGCCGCCTGGGGCCGGTTCTGGGGCTGGGACCCGAAAGAAACCGTCTCGTTCATCGCATGGGTGATCTACGCCGCCTACCTGCACGCCCGGGCCACCGCCGGCTGGCGGGAAACCCGCGCGGCCTGGATCAACATTGCCGGGTTCGTATCTATGCTGTTCAACCTGTTCATCATCAACATGGTGGTCTCGGGGCTGCACTCCTATGCCGGACTGAACTGACACACCCTGGGCATGTGTACCTGTGTGTACAGGGGTCTGCGCGTCCGCCTAATAGGAGGGAACTCGTCGATGAGTGAGGGGGCCACCACCGTGGCGCTCCCTACCTCGGTGCGCCGCCGCGGACCGGAGTTGTCGGTGCCGGTGCGTAGTGCGGCATCGATTCTGGCCGGGCTGATGCTCTATGCCAGTTTCCCACCCCGCACGGGATGGTGGTTGGCCCCGCTCGCCATTGCCGTGCTCACCGCCGTACTGCACGGCCGACGCAGGCGCGCCGGCTTCGGCTACGGCTACCTGGCCGGGTTGGGGTTCTTTCTGCCCTTGCTGCCCTGGGTCGGTGTCTACGTCGGACCAGTGCCCTGGTTGGCGCTTGCAGCGATCGAGGCGCTCGCGGTCGGGATATTCGGCGCCCTGGCCGCGGCGCTCAGCCGCCGCCCGGCGGCCCCGGTATCGATTGCCGCCGCCTGGGTGGTCACCGAAGCAATACGCGCACGGATTCCGTTCGGAGGATTTCCGTGGGGACGGCTGGCCTTCGGGCAAGCCGAGGGGCCACTTCTGCAGCTGGCTTCCCTTGCTGGGCCTGCCGGTGTGGGCTTCGCCGTCGCGGTGATCGGCACCGCGGTGGTCACAACCGTGATCGCTGCGCGCGAGCGGCGGCCTGCGGTCGCGATGGGTTCGATGCTGCTGGCAGCGGTCGCATTTGCGGCGGCACCGCTCGTCGGGATGCGCGACTCCGCCCGCTTCCCGGCATCGACGGTCACGGTCGCGGCCGTGCAAGGCAACGTGCCGCGAATGGGGCTCGATTTCAACGCCCAGCGTCGGGCCGTGCTCGACAATCACGTCGCGGCGACCGAACGACTTGCCGTCGACGTGGCGTCGGGTCGCGCGCCCCGGCCGCAGCTGGTGGTGTGGCCGGAGAACTCCTCGGACATCGATCCGCTGCGTCAGGCCGATGCCCACGCCGAGCTCGATGAGGCCGCTGCCGCCATCGGCGTGCCCATCCTCGTCGGTGCCGTGCTCGACAACGGGGACGGCACCAGCGGTAACAGTGCGCTGGTGTGGGATCCGGTGACAGGTCCCGGGGCCCGGCACCTCAAGCGGCGCCTGGTGCCATTCGGGGAATATCTGCCGCTGCGCCCGGTGATCGAGCGCCTGTGGCCGGCGGCCGCGCAGGCAGGCCGGTTCATCCCCGGAGACGGTACCGGCCGGGTCGAGCTCAACGGCGTACCGGTGGGGGTGGCGACCTGTTACGAGGTTGCCTTCGACGATGCGGTTGCCGAGTCGGTGCGGGCAGGCGCCCAGTTGCTGGTAGTGCCCACCAACAACGCGACCTTCGGCCGCACCGAGATGACCTACCAGCAGCTGGCCATGTCTCGGCTACGGGCGGTAGAGCACGGGCGGTCCGTGGTGGTCGCGGCTACCAGCGGCGTCAGCGCTCTGATCACTCCCGACGGCGCGGTCACCAACCGCAGTGCGATGTTCACCGCCGACGTCCTCGTCGGTGAGCTGCCCCTGGGTACCCGACTGACCTGGGCGACCCGGCTCGGTTCGGGCCCTGAGGTGCTCGCCGCCGCGGCCGTGATGTGGATCCTGCTCATCGGTCGCCAGAAGGCCCACACCCACCCAATTACTAAGACAGGTAGTTTTTAGCGCCTTCTTAGTATATCGTTTCGTTATCTTACCCGTCGCGGCAACGGCGGATCTACATCGAAAGAGCATGTCAGGAGCGTTATTGTGGGACGGCACCATGCATCAACCCGGAACCAAATCCGTTACCTTACCGATATAGAACCGGGTTCCGCGCCAGGATCCGAAGGACGCCGGGGGCGGCACCGGGCGCCGACGAACCGCGCCACGACCGGGGCATGTGCATCGTCGGTCGCGACCGGCGCACTGCTGATCGTGGGATCTCAGATTCTCGCTCCGGGCACCGCGGCTGCCCAGCCGACCTCGGGTGGTGTGCATGCCGCCGCGCCTGCACCGGTCCCGTTGCCAGCCGAACTCGCAGCACTGGCCGCTCTGCCGGAGGTCGAGGCGGCGCTCGACCAACTCGCCGCGGTTCCGGGTTTTCCCGCGGTAGTGTCCCCTGCCGCCACTGTTCCGGCCCTGCCGTCGAGCTCAGCGGTGCCGACAAACGCAGCCTCCTGGGCGACACCGACACTGCAGCCCCTCGCCGTCGCTCCGGTCTCGGGCACCTTGACCTCCGCGTTCGGACCGCGATGGGGTTCGTCCCACGCCGGTCTGGACATCGCCAACAGCATCGGCACCCCGGTCTATGCTGCCGCCTCGGGCACCGTGATCGACTCCGGCCCGGCCTCCGGGTTCGGTCTGTGGGTCCAGGTCCGGCACGATGACGGGTCCACCAGCACCTATGGCCACATCAACGAAACGCTGGTTGAGGTAGATCAGCGTGTGCAAGCCGGTGAGCAGATCGCCACCGTCGGCAATCGTGGTCAGTCCACCGGTCCGCACCTGCACTTCGAAACCACCGATCCGGCCGGTACGAAGGTAGATCCGACCCAGTGGCTGCAGCAACGGGGTGTACCCCCGACAGACCTGTCGCGGATGGCATAGCCGCCGCGTCGGCTCGGCGATGGCAGCCTCCGACGGCCCCCACGTGGAAAACTATGATTTATAGTATTTACGGTAGGGCGACGGCCTATCGGTGCCGAGGAAGGCAAACGCGGTGAACAGCTCAGACAAACCGAAGTCGCAGACGCCCCGAAAGCGACCGGGACCGCTCCTCCTAGCCGACTCGCACCGGGTGCCGTGGCCGATGATCGGCGCTGCCGTGGTGATCATCGCCCTGATCGGGGCCATCGCGTACAACCTCGTCCCGAAGATCTCCGAACGCACCGAGGCCCAGAAGTACGTGCCCAGTGCGGACAACCCCGATCCGTCTGCGGTGATCGACGGGGTGGAGAAGATCGACTACCCGGCCGGAACGCATGTGCAGGCACCGCAACGGGTGGCCTACGACCAGACTCCCCCGATGGGGGGCCCACACGATCAGTACTGGGCCACCTGTACCGGCACGGTTTATTCCGAACCGATCCGCAGCGAGAACGCGGTGCATTCGCTCGAACACGGCGCGGTGTGGATTACGTACGACCCGCAGAAGGTCACCGGGGACGAGGTGTCAACATTGGAGGCGAAGGTCGACGGCCAGCCCTACACCCTGATGTCGCCCTATCCGGGCTTGCCATCCCCGATCTCGGTGCAGTCCTGGGGCCACCGCCTCGCGCTCGATGACTCCGAAGACGATCGACTCGCCCAGTTCATCACTGCCTTGCGCCGAAACCCCAACACCCACCCCGAGGCAGGTGCCACCTGCTCCACCACTCCAGGCAGTTTCGATCCGAGCGCTCCGCCGCCGTTCGATGCGTCCGCGCCGGGGCCGGACGCCGTCCCCATGACCGTGGGCCAGCAGTCTGCCCCCGCCGCCCCGGCGACAGGCTCGAACCTCGGACCCGGCAATGGCTGAGTCCGACGACACTCCCGTCCTCACTGCCCCCGCCGCCCCGGCGACAGGCTCGAACCTCGGACCCGGCAATGGCTGAGTCCGACGACACTCCCGTCCTCACTGCCCCCGCCGCTCCCGCTGCCGGTGGATGGGCCAGGCTCGGCCGCACGCTCGCCGTGGGTGTGTTCGCGCTCGTCGTCGGTCTCTATCTGGGTATCGGTGCCTCGGGACTGAGAGGCGGTCATCCCGAGCCACCTGCACAGGACTCGGTCGAGGTTGGCTTCGCCCAGGACATGTCGGTGCACCACAGCCAGGCGGTAGAAATGTCGGCCATGGCGCTGACCAACGCGACCGACCCGGCGGTCCGCACCCTCGCCTACGACGTGCTCACCACCCAGCAGGGCCAATGGGGCACGATGCAGGGCTGGTTGGCCGTATGGGACCGACCGCTGCAGGCGGCCGGGGAACCGATGACCTGGATGCGCGCTACCGAGGACAGCGCCGGGACGGCGGCAGGTATGACCGAGCACGCGGCGATGCCGCCCGGATCGGCCATCCAAGGACCACGGATGCCCGGGATGGCCACCACCTCCGAACTCGACACGCTACGACGCACCACCGGCCCCGCATTCGACACCCTGTACCTGCAACTGCTGCTTCGGCACCATCAAGGCGGCCTGCCGATGGCACGCTACGCCGCGGCCAACGCCACCGAACAAGTGGTCACGACGCTGGCCCGACAGATCGCCGACACCCAGCAAGCCGAATCGACGACGATGCAGCAACTACTTACGGCCCACGGCGCCGCACCCTTACCGATGAACTGACCGGCGAAACTGCCAGGACCCGGACCGGCACCGTCCCGGGTCGGCGCTCAGGAGCGATCATGAAACAGTCGTCGACCATGCGGGTGTCCCGCCTGGTGTTCCTCTACACCGCAGTCCGTCTGGCGGTGGTCGCCGGCTGCGCCGGCGCCGCGGTGGCCGGCGTCCACCTTCTCGGACTCGAGGTGTCGCTGACGTGGACGCTCCTTGTCGGTGTACTCGCCGGGATAGCAGTGTCGCTGGTAGCCCTGCATCGGCTGCGCACCCGGATCAACGACGAGATCCGCATCATCGATAACCAGCGAAAATACCCACCGAAACGGCCCCGGCCCTGATCCTCATCAATCCGATGTTTCGGAACGGACGCAGTCAAGGCCGCGCCGTCAAATAGATCAACACCAAATTGAGCGCCGTGATCGTGGCAGCAATAACCCACGCCACCATGGTGGTGAGCCGATGGTTGACGTCGATGCCCATCAGCGCCCGATCGCTGGTCAGACGCACCAGAGGGATCAACGCAAAAGGAATACCGAACGACAGCACCACCTGCGAGAGCACCAGGGCCCGGGTCGGATCCGTCCCGAGCGCGACCACCACCAACGCCGGCACCAGGGTGATCAAGCGCCGCGCCAGCAGCGGTATCCGTCTGCGCAGCAGCCCGTCCATGATCAAGGACCCAGCGTAGGCACCCACCGAGGTCGACGCGAACCCGGAGGCCAACAGGCCCAGCGCGAACAGCAGCGCTACCGTCGAGCCGAGTTCTAGGCCCAGCGCCGTGTGCGCCTCCTCGATCGAATCGACCCCCTCCCGGCCCTGCAACGTTGTCGCGGCCGTGAGCAACATGGCCAGATTCACCGTGCCCGCCACCACCATGGCCAGTCCGACATCCCAGCGTGTGACCCGCAGCAGCACGGCCCGTCGCGGACCGGGCTCGGGATGACCGTGACGATCCCGGACCAGTCCCGAGTGCAGGTACACCGCATGCGGCATCACGGTCGCACCGAGCATGGCCGCCGCGAGCAGCACCGATTCGGCACCGTCGAAGCGCGGCACGAGTCCTGCGGCCACGGCGTGGGCGGGGGGCGGGGCAACGAAAAGGCTGGTGACGAACCCGATCGCGATGACCAGCAACAGACCGGTGATGACCCGTTCGAAACCGCGCTGACCACGCGTGTCCTGCACCAGCAGCAAGAGCAACGAGACCGCTCCGGTGATCAACGCTCCCGTCAGTAGCGGGAGATCGAACAGTAGGTTCAGGGCGATGGCGCCGCCGATGACCTCGGCCAGGTCGGTAGCCATGGCGACCAGTTCCGCCTGTCCCCAGTACGCCAAGCGCGCCGGTAGGGACATGCGCTCGCGGAGCACCTCGGGCAACGACCTGCCGGTGACCAGACCGAGTTTGGCGGACAGGTACTGCACCAGCGCGGCCATGACATTGGCCACCACGATGACCCACACCAGCAGATAACCGAACTGGGCCCCGGCACTGACGTTGGAGGCCACGTTGCCCGGATCGACGTAGGCGATAGAGGCGACGAATGCCGGTCCGAGAAGAGTCCCACGGCGCCACCGTTGCACTGGCCCGACATTGCGCGTCAGCGTCATCCGCCCTCCAAAAGGTTTCCCTGAATTAAAAGTCAGGGGAACCGAAATTTCAAGAAGTCGCGGTGTGCACAGAGTCCCGGCGAGGAGATGACTGCGGGCAGCACCTCCTCGCCGAGTCCGGTGTCAGCTCTTCCGGAAGGCGCGCATTGCCGCCCAGGTGCCCCCGGCGATGACCAGCACCCCCAGTACTGCGAACCCCAGCAGCAACGGAATCGACGAGCCTGAGGACTGTGAGTCCTCAGGGGCAACCTGCGCTTCGGTGGTCTCGGGCTCGGCTGCGCCCGACGAGGGGGACGCCTCCTGAGCCTCGGAGGTCGGTGTCTGCCCGGCCGCCGCGGTGACGGTGAAGGCGTAGGAACCGGTGATGGGATGGCCGTCGGCGGAGACGACCCGGTAGCCGACGGTATACTCCCCTGCGGTCAAGGGCTCCGGGATGGCCAGCCGCACCCGTTCTGCGTCGACAATCGCCTCGGAGCTTCCCCGTTGAGTGCCCGAACTGTCGGTAAGTGTCACGGTGGCGAAAGCGGTGTTGATGGGTTGGTTGAACTCGAGTTCGATTCCGTCCGGGGAACTTGCCACCGTGGCGTCGGCGGCGGGAGTCGAACCGATCAACATGCTGTGAGCTTGCGCGGGCGCGACGCCGAGGAGCAGCACCGCGGCGGCCGCGGCGAAGATCGTGATGAGTCTGGTCATGGGAACATACTTTCTCGGCTCCCTACCCCGGCGCAGCGTCCGGCGCGGTGGCCTGTCGAGAGAACGCAAAGGGTGCTGATCGGGGTCTACCCTAGCCCATCTACTATGTACCGTAGTTTTACGGTTGGTCGGTGACGCTACCGGCTCGCTCAGACACCGAGACGGACGAGAATATGAAACTGACGACCAATGTGAAAGTGTCCGCGGCTCTGGTCGCCCTGTTCGTGGTGTTGTTGTCGGTGTTGCTCTACACCAATAGGGCCGGGACGAACGCCGGGACGACTGGCCAAGAGGCGCCCGGCGCTGCCACGGCACCGGTGTGGACCCCAGATATCCGTACCTTGTCCACGGCCCCCGACGACAAGGTCCAACTCGTCGAATTCCTTGATTTCGAATGCGAGTCCTGCCGGGCCTTGTACCCGGTGATGGAACAAATCCGCAACGAGTACGTCGGGCGGATCGACTTTGGGATCCGCTACTTCCCCATTCCCAGCCACACCAACAGCCATCTGGCCGCACGGGTCGTCGAAGCCGCGGCCCGGCAAGGGCGTCTCGAGCCGATGTATCAGCTCATGTACGACACCCAGGCACAGTGGGGCGAGTCGAGCCAGTCCCAGGAAAAAGTATTCTGGGGTTTTGCCGAACAACTGGGCCTGGATATGGCCGCATTCGAGCGGGACGTCAACGATCCCACCGTCAGCGCGCGCGTGGACCGGGACTTCGACGACGGTCTTACCCTCGGTGTACAAGGCACACCCACCCTGTTCCTCAACGGCGTCGAGCTGCCCCCCATGCCCACCTACGAACAGCTACGGGCCCGGATCGACGCGGCGCTGGCCGAGTGAGCGCCCCGACGCGTCCGGCGGCGCCTGCCACCGACGAGGCGTCGGGTCGGACGCTCGGCAGCACGGGGGTGGGCTGGATCCTCGTTGTCTGCGGCGCAGCGGGGCTACTAGCCTCGCTGGTACTCACCGTCGAAAAGTTCGCCGTGCTGGCCGATCCGGCCTATCGGCCCTCGTGCAGCATCAACCCGGTCATCAGCTGCGGGTCGATCATGACCTCGTGGCAAGCGGAACTGTTCGGCTTCCCTAATCCGTTGCTGGGCGTCATCGGTTTCACGGTCGTACTGACCACCGCCGTAGCGGTCCTGGCCGGGGCCGGCGTGCCCCGCTGGTATTGGAACGGCCTGTTCGCCGGCCTGACCGCGGCGGTCGCCTTCGTGCACTGGCTGATTTTCCAGAGCCTCTACCGGATCGAAGCGCTGTGCCCGTACTGCATGGTGGTGTGGCTGGTCAGCGTGCTCGGCTGGTGGTATTGCCTGCTGCACCTCGAGGCGGTGCAAAAACATCGACCGTTGCGGTCATGGCAGCGGCTGCACCGGCTGCATGCAGTGGTCCCCACCGTCTGGACGCTGACTGTATCCGCCCTGGTAGCGCACGCCTTCTGGCCGTACTGGCAGACCCTGATCTGACAAAAGTTTCCGGGTAGCGGCAGCCTCCGCTCACTCACGGCGCATCGAGCGATATTCTCCCCATCGCGAGGTACCTTTTGCGAGGCGCGCGGGAATGCTCGGACGACTACGTGCCGTCCTCGCGTGGTGGAGGAAGCCGGTGCAGGTACTGCTCGGGCAGCTCGGATTCGGCAGCCCGACGGGCAGCCTCGGCCTCGACCATCTGCGACGACCGCGCCCAAACCACCTTGATCCAGTGGTACGCCAGGACGGTCATCGCTCCCCACCCCAAAAACAAGCCGATGCCCGGGCCGGCCCCACCGGCGACGGGATCGAGGGTCTGCCGCGACCACACGGCAAGCACACCGAACACGATCGCCAGCGTGCACCCGGCGCTGGCAAACCAGGCCAGCACCCATCGTCGGGTCACCAGCGCCAGCATCGAGAGCACGATCCCGAACACCGCTGCCAGCACCAAAAAGATCCGCGAAGGAAGGGTGATGGTTTCGGCCTGTGCCACCGTAGAGCCGGCCAGCACCTGCCAGCCGTTGGCGCCACCGTTGTGCGGAAGTGAGAACGAGACCGCCACCACCACCACCACTGCAGCGACCACCACCGCACGCATCCCGGGATCGATCTGTCCGGCGACCCTCTTTTCGGCGGCCGCCAGCTCCTGTCGACGGTGGACCGGATCGGGGTAGACAGTCGACTCGTCGCCGGGCTGTACCTCGTCCGGATCACTACGGTCACCCGACTCGCTCATAACTCGACCTCCGCCCTGGGAAAATGTTCCGGTGACCGCGACCGTCCAAAGCGGAGCAGACCGGTCGGCCCTCGGATGGATCCAGCCCGATCCGTCCGAGGACCGACCGGCGCAGGTACCCGCACCCCTCGGACCAGGCACCAGCCCTCTACCCGGGATCGACCAGCACCTGTGCCTGGGGCTCGTCCCGCCACAACTGCGCAATGATCGCGCAATACGACCCCGCGGTAGCGGACCAGGTCGCGGAGGCATCGACTACCCCCAGCCCCCGGCCGATAACTCCGGCCGCGAGCAGCACCGCCCGATTGGCCAGTGCCGCAGCCGGACTGCCACGCTCGACGACGGTGCCGGCCAGGTCCGCCGCCACGTCGAAGAGCTCTGTCGGCACGGCCGGTACCGACTCGGTTCCTAGGCCATGCTCGCGCAGGTGCGCACCGGCACGAAGATGCCGATCCACCTGCCCGAGAACATGTTCCAACGCACGCACATGTCGGCGCAACTTACCCGGCTTGCCGATGTGCGCGGCGGTGATCGGCGGCAGGCGACGTAACCGTTGAGGATCCGGAAGCCCTGCATGCTCGAGCGTCACGGCGGTCAGGTCTCGGATGAGCCAGTCGGCCAATGCCGCGGTGGCTCGGTCTGTTGCCGGCACGGTCACCACCGGCATGTTGGTCTTCAACGGTATTTTCCGATCTTTCGGCGCCGAGACGGCGAACGATTTATTCCTTCGTATCGGTGCGTGCCGAGGCCTCGCCGGTGCTCCGCGGTTCGGCAAGCTCACGCTTAGCGATTTCGGTGCTCCTGGGCGCACCACCGAAACCCACGTGTGCCTCGGCCCTCATGCGTTCGACCATGTGCGGGTAGTGCAGCTCGAACGCCGGCCGTTCGGAGCGGATCTGCGGCAGTTCGGTGAAGTTGTGTCGCGGCGGCGGGCAGGTAGTCGCCCATTCGAGCGAGTTGCCGTAGCCCCAGGGGTCGTCGACAGTGACGATCTGCCCGTAGCGGTAGCTCTTGAAGATGTTCCACACGAATGGCAACACCGAGGCACCGAGGACAAAAGATCCGATCGTCGAAATCGTGTTCAGGGTGGTGAATCCGTCCGAGGGCAGGTAGTCGGCGTACCGGCGGGGCATGCCTTCATTGCCCAGCCAGTGCTGGACGAGAAAGGTGGAATGGAAGCCCAGAAATGTCAACCAGAAATGCCACCTGCCTAGGCGCT from Rhodococcus pyridinivorans includes the following:
- the resB gene encoding cytochrome c biogenesis protein ResB — protein: MTLTDRNPAPPLPSPPPWRRALAQARNLWRQLTSMRTALVLLFLLAVAAIPGALLPQRNLNVGKVDEYIAARPVLGPLLDRLEMFDVFASFWFTAIYALLMISLIGCLLPRLREHLRALRSEPVAVPRNLSRLPHHHQGKLDTPIDDTLEQVQTVLRRWRTVTRTGDDGHRSISAEKGYLREAGNLVFHFSLVGLLVAVATGRLFGYEGAVIVIADGGPGFCNTSPAVYDSFRAGTATDGTGLEPFCVRVEDFSADYLDNGQAKMFTSNISYQNGEDLGTDRWQQHRLRVNEPLRLGNERVYLTGHGYAPRFTVTFPDGQSRTETLQFAPEDATTFLSSGALRFDPPGGTYPDPDERRRNQIALEGLFAPTAAFDGTLLTSVFPDMLDPAVAIDIYKGDTGLDTGIPQSIFKLNSEMINQGRLVKQDRVNLKPGESTTLADGTAVRFDGAEEFAYLQVSHDPAQNWVLVFAITMMGGLLASLVIKRRRIWVRLRPDGAGTALELGGLARTDQAGWGSEFTDICQRLLPDVPSAPKEDR
- the ccsB gene encoding c-type cytochrome biogenesis protein CcsB; the protein is MPIDDTLARYSDLSFETAFAIYLLALVLFIAEFAAVRVRRTAPILAAATTSATSTTSAVPADRPGRVAEPPRRDLSDRLGRMGVSVLVIALILHVGSMVLRGLATARFPWGNMYEFVTVTCAVGVLAGLIVLRRPALRVLWAFALIPVLILLFVAGTVLYADAAPVVPALQSFWLPIHVSVVSVSSGVFLVSGVASTLFLLALNAEKRPDTRLARLMQRLPDARALDRLAYRTTIFAFPLFGAGVVLGAIWAEAAWGRFWGWDPKETVSFIAWVIYAAYLHARATAGWRETRAAWINIAGFVSMLFNLFIINMVVSGLHSYAGLN
- the lnt gene encoding apolipoprotein N-acyltransferase, encoding MSEGATTVALPTSVRRRGPELSVPVRSAASILAGLMLYASFPPRTGWWLAPLAIAVLTAVLHGRRRRAGFGYGYLAGLGFFLPLLPWVGVYVGPVPWLALAAIEALAVGIFGALAAALSRRPAAPVSIAAAWVVTEAIRARIPFGGFPWGRLAFGQAEGPLLQLASLAGPAGVGFAVAVIGTAVVTTVIAARERRPAVAMGSMLLAAVAFAAAPLVGMRDSARFPASTVTVAAVQGNVPRMGLDFNAQRRAVLDNHVAATERLAVDVASGRAPRPQLVVWPENSSDIDPLRQADAHAELDEAAAAIGVPILVGAVLDNGDGTSGNSALVWDPVTGPGARHLKRRLVPFGEYLPLRPVIERLWPAAAQAGRFIPGDGTGRVELNGVPVGVATCYEVAFDDAVAESVRAGAQLLVVPTNNATFGRTEMTYQQLAMSRLRAVEHGRSVVVAATSGVSALITPDGAVTNRSAMFTADVLVGELPLGTRLTWATRLGSGPEVLAAAAVMWILLIGRQKAHTHPITKTGSF
- a CDS encoding M23 family metallopeptidase, which produces MGSQILAPGTAAAQPTSGGVHAAAPAPVPLPAELAALAALPEVEAALDQLAAVPGFPAVVSPAATVPALPSSSAVPTNAASWATPTLQPLAVAPVSGTLTSAFGPRWGSSHAGLDIANSIGTPVYAAASGTVIDSGPASGFGLWVQVRHDDGSTSTYGHINETLVEVDQRVQAGEQIATVGNRGQSTGPHLHFETTDPAGTKVDPTQWLQQRGVPPTDLSRMA
- a CDS encoding DUF3105 domain-containing protein → MIGAAVVIIALIGAIAYNLVPKISERTEAQKYVPSADNPDPSAVIDGVEKIDYPAGTHVQAPQRVAYDQTPPMGGPHDQYWATCTGTVYSEPIRSENAVHSLEHGAVWITYDPQKVTGDEVSTLEAKVDGQPYTLMSPYPGLPSPISVQSWGHRLALDDSEDDRLAQFITALRRNPNTHPEAGATCSTTPGSFDPSAPPPFDASAPGPDAVPMTVGQQSAPAAPATGSNLGPGNG
- a CDS encoding DUF305 domain-containing protein — its product is MAESDDTPVLTAPAAPAAGGWARLGRTLAVGVFALVVGLYLGIGASGLRGGHPEPPAQDSVEVGFAQDMSVHHSQAVEMSAMALTNATDPAVRTLAYDVLTTQQGQWGTMQGWLAVWDRPLQAAGEPMTWMRATEDSAGTAAGMTEHAAMPPGSAIQGPRMPGMATTSELDTLRRTTGPAFDTLYLQLLLRHHQGGLPMARYAAANATEQVVTTLARQIADTQQAESTTMQQLLTAHGAAPLPMN
- a CDS encoding DUF4229 domain-containing protein yields the protein MKQSSTMRVSRLVFLYTAVRLAVVAGCAGAAVAGVHLLGLEVSLTWTLLVGVLAGIAVSLVALHRLRTRINDEIRIIDNQRKYPPKRPRP
- a CDS encoding Nramp family divalent metal transporter; its protein translation is MTLTRNVGPVQRWRRGTLLGPAFVASIAYVDPGNVASNVSAGAQFGYLLVWVIVVANVMAALVQYLSAKLGLVTGRSLPEVLRERMSLPARLAYWGQAELVAMATDLAEVIGGAIALNLLFDLPLLTGALITGAVSLLLLLVQDTRGQRGFERVITGLLLVIAIGFVTSLFVAPPPAHAVAAGLVPRFDGAESVLLAAAMLGATVMPHAVYLHSGLVRDRHGHPEPGPRRAVLLRVTRWDVGLAMVVAGTVNLAMLLTAATTLQGREGVDSIEEAHTALGLELGSTVALLFALGLLASGFASTSVGAYAGSLIMDGLLRRRIPLLARRLITLVPALVVVALGTDPTRALVLSQVVLSFGIPFALIPLVRLTSDRALMGIDVNHRLTTMVAWVIAATITALNLVLIYLTARP
- a CDS encoding copper resistance CopC family protein translates to MTRLITIFAAAAAVLLLGVAPAQAHSMLIGSTPAADATVASSPDGIELEFNQPINTAFATVTLTDSSGTQRGSSEAIVDAERVRLAIPEPLTAGEYTVGYRVVSADGHPITGSYAFTVTAAAGQTPTSEAQEASPSSGAAEPETTEAQVAPEDSQSSGSSIPLLLGFAVLGVLVIAGGTWAAMRAFRKS
- a CDS encoding DsbA family protein, with amino-acid sequence MKLTTNVKVSAALVALFVVLLSVLLYTNRAGTNAGTTGQEAPGAATAPVWTPDIRTLSTAPDDKVQLVEFLDFECESCRALYPVMEQIRNEYVGRIDFGIRYFPIPSHTNSHLAARVVEAAARQGRLEPMYQLMYDTQAQWGESSQSQEKVFWGFAEQLGLDMAAFERDVNDPTVSARVDRDFDDGLTLGVQGTPTLFLNGVELPPMPTYEQLRARIDAALAE